The genomic region GTGCCTTTACTGACTCCAGCGCGACGTGGAGATGGTGCTGTAAGTTCAACTGCCTTCAAGAAATGGATGGTTGCTAATGGAATAATGAGTCTATATCAACTTACCCATCggagctgttgctgctgcccTCCTCGCATTTTTGCTCCAAGTCCCCGATCGCGCAACTGCTCGTCTTCCCCTGAAAGAAAAACTCCTTCGTCTCGATGGCCCAGGATGCGTTATGCTTCTCGGCGGTATCATTAGCCTCCTCACTGCTCTTCGATGGGGTGGCACAAAGTACCCTTGGTCCAACGGTCGCATCATCGCGCTCTTTGTTGTTACTGGCGTCTGTCTTATTGCTTTTGTCGTGATCCAGATCCTGTTTCCAAACCATGCAACCGTCCCGCCGCATATTTTCACTCAGCGCAGTATCGcagcctcatccttctcgatgTTCTGCACTGGAGCTACAATGATGACAACGTTGTACTACCTTCCCATCTGGTTCCAAGCTATCAAGGGCGTCAGCGCTGTTCAATCAGGTATCCGCCTTCTGCCCACTGTCATCGCTCAAGTCATCGCGTCATTCGTCAGTGCTGGCGGGGTACAGACTATCGGACAATACATGCCCTTCATGCTTGTTGGCAATGCCATCATGTGTGTCGGTACAGGTCTTCTTACTCTACTCAAAGTGCATACGAGCAGTGGCGAGTGGATCGGCTACCAGATACCATACGGCTTCGGTTTAGGCATCACACTTCAAATCCCTCTGATTGCATCACAGACTGTACTGCCCTTGGAAGACGTCCCAACGGGCACTTCAGTTCTGATCTTCTGTCAACTCCTCGGGGGTGCCATCTTTGTCAGTGTTGGACAGAACCTCTTCACCAATGAACTGGTGAAAAGGATCAGTGTTATTCCCGGCGTTGATGTATtcaatcttcaacaagaGGGAGCTACAAGAATTCTGGATGGTCTGAGCGAAACCACCAAACGGCTTGTTCTGGTAGCTTATAATGCTTCTTTACGGCAAGCTTTCCTTTGTGGACTTATTCTCTCCTGTATAGGCTATCTGGGAGCTGTTTGCATGGAGTGGAGGAGTATCAAGCAGAACAAgcccaaagaagaagcaacagGGACTGAGAGCACAGAAACCAAGGAGACAACAGGGGAAGCGGTTGCCGAGAATGCGAACACAAATAGCACCAGTAGAGCATAAGATCAGATACGGAATAGCAGCATTGAATCTCGCATTAGAAAGGAACTCTAGTTTCCAACTCTAGAATATAATTGGAGCGTCATACGCTGTTTACCCAGTATTGAGTGCTTTTCTGCCCGGAGACTTCTTGAGTAGTGTCCACGCTAAACACGTTCTAAACATAAGCTGCATGACTCGAAAAGGGCTACTCGTAGGGCTCCCGAGTAGTGCCCGCGCGCCAAGTTTTCCCGACTCCCCGTTGTATCCCTGTCAATTACGAAATCGAATGCGTCGGCTGAATCCTTCCACCGTTCCCCTACACATTATCTGCCGCGACCTTGCTTCTAGAGTGCCTGTCTGACAGTTTGACAGGGAAAGATCCACATGGCGCCTCCTGTATGGTATTTGGTAAATCCCATGCAGTTTTGTAAGATGTAAGTAAGCACAAAGTCCTGGGCTGCTTGGCGATTGTAacgttggtgatggaacGCCAAGGTGTAATCGCTTGGATCCCACTTTTTACTGCCCGATAACCTTCGGAGGGGATAAACAACAGTTCACAACTTCCAGTCTGACATGCCAATGTTATTGGGATCATTATGCACGTCAGCAGGCCAAGTTCTTGGCTGATAAGCCCCATGAAGCATGAAAGTTGCTAGCATCAAACCAACAGGCAAAAAATACTGACTCCAAGATCGAACGGATTTGTAGCAAGTTCTTCTGAGATTGATTAATTCTTTTGACATACAGGGTAGAGCTTCCAGTTCTTTTTTTCTATCCGTTCGTCAGGTACCAGCTTGCATATGCACCTCACAAAATGTGATAGGCCAAGAACCATAGTATTAGCCAAAAATGGAAGCAGATTCGACGACGCAGTCAATTTCAGGAAACTGTCTCGATAAAAAAGTTCCCAGACAGTCAAACTCTATTTCTTTGGAAGCTACTTCGTCCCCCCCTCTATTTAACAACTACTCTCTGTACACAGCAACCTGACACCCGTTCTTATTCAACTGCCCAATACGGAAAACACCCACAAACGGCGTGGGGTCTCTACACTCCAACCTCTTGTAAGTCTGCGCCATACGAGCAACCATATACCCACACTcattcatcgtcatcatctcacCAGGACATCGTCTTGGCCCGGTGTTGTACGGTGTAAGACTCAGCCCCGGGCGCATCTTATCGAAGCGGTCCGGGTTGAACTCCAAGGCGTCATCGCCCCAGTAGTCTGGGTCTTTGTACATGACTGCCTTGTTGATCTGCACAATGTTACCCTTGCGCACGCGCACGGGCTGGTCGCCTTTTGGACCGCCGCCTCGCGGGAGCGTCGTGTCGCGAACTGCGGCGCGGGCGATGAAGAGACCGACAGGGGTGATGCGGTGTGCTTCAGTGAGAACGTTCTGAAGGAGCTTCATGCTGCGAAGACTGTTGAAGTTCAATTCTTTGCCCTTTACTTCTTCTCGCAGTCGCTCCCAAATCTCAGGCTGTCTTGCCAGATTCCACATCACATTGGACAGGAATATCAGAGTAGTCTCGTTGTTGGGAACAAAGAGCAAGCACAGATGAGATCTGACTTCATCGTCATTCGGTAACTCCCGAACCATGTGCCAGCAGACATCCCGTCTCTCCGGCCCAACAGGAAGACCCTTGCTGATGCGCTCCTCGCGCTCTTTGAGTTCCGCACGGGCCTTGGCGATATGCTTATTGACATAACTGTGAATTGTACCAACAACCTTGTACCATGTCTTCCACGGGAAGAGCCAGAGAACGCGGTGCAAGAGAAGGCGAATTCGTGCATATGCCAAACCAGTGATGAAGGCATCAGTGGTCTTATTGGTCTCCTCTTCAGTGACAATATCAGAGTAATCGCCAAAGAGGAACTGAAGATTGAGATTCAATGACCAGGTTCGCAGATGGGGAAACATATCAAAAGTCTCGCCATCAGCAGGAATACCTGCAAAGAACCTTTCGGCAAAAGGTTCCATCCGCTCAGTATTGGCGTACCACTCTCGCATAAAGAATGGTTTGACAAGCGCGCGGGCAAACTCCCAGTCCTTGCCATCGGCACCGACAATACCCTTCTCAGCGAAGGGCTGTCCAGCTTTGCTGTTGTAGCGAATAGGACCGACTTGAAAATCTGCAAGATTGCTGGCCACAGTCTTGAGGTTCTCAGGCTCTATAGTCCAAATCTGACGGCCACCAAGGAAGGTAAGAGCAAAAGTCTTGGGCATCTTGGCGTGCAAGCTGTCCAGCCATGGCACGTAGCGGTTATTCTTCAGAGCTAGTAGCATAGCAATGAAGGCGTCAACACCATAGAATGGATCCCATTGCCAGAGAGTTGGGACGTGGCCGAAGCCCATTGCCTTTTCCTGCTGTCTTTCAGCGACATATTTGATGAAGGATGTGAAGGCAAGGACAGCAACAGTGGAAGATAAGATAACGGGTATGGAGGTGAAGTCAACCCGAGAGGGGATATCAGCAACGAAGCCTGGTATGTCTGTGAAAAGGCCAGGTAAATCGGCGATAAAGCCTGTAGAGTTTGACATGTTGTCTTGTTTTGCTCCTAGTCTGGGACTTGGAAGCGCAGTTTTGTGAAAGTCATTGTGATCCAGGCTCTCCGGTAAAGCTTCACATATGTAATGCCTTATTCACAACTGGTCGTTGATATCGCCTGATTCTCAGAAAGGCTGACTGGAAAAGGTACAAACAGTGAAAGTACCTTTCCCAAGTCTCATGCACGACTATCATCTTCTGATGCACGCAGCTGCCAGGGAAGCGCTGGCGCCCGCTCACTTCACGTCTAGGCGTCTCACCTTTTGCCGCGTCTATCAGCCGTAATCATACCATCTTTACGCAAGCCGAGTATCCTCTGAATCCCATCACAATCCTTCCAACTCTATCAAAACAGTAATCCTTCTGCCTCGCGCAAGACGAATGGCGATTGGCCCTCTTCACGCAGGAACAAATCCTAGTTCTTGGCGCCGTAATCTCGCATGTAAGAATCTGCAACAGACAATGTGCCGTCATGCAAGATTATAAGCGCACGTTGACAACATCAGATCATATGTGTGGATATTGCTAAGCGAGCGTCAGATCATGCTTGCGTTAATCAAAACCTTCCAAGCCCCCCTTGAGTGCCGTCTTGCCGGTAACCCAGAAATGCACAGTCGTGtaacgtggttaataagcgAGCGCCGCAGACAAGCAAGCGCCGCACTTTTCCCTCCTATAtctaactttttatctaattagataattcttaataactaaaaatgctataacctttaaataaagctagaactTTTTTTAcattttaggccctttaaaataatcctaaacttaatatttgatatactataaagaactataaaattaataaaaggtaattatattactgctaaaatagtatttaattataatataattctattttaaatttataaaaactatttaatttaaaggaataaataatagtctaatttattcttaatttagatttataaggatttcctttataattatattttatagaaaaaatagctaattctttattagctaactataatatattacctattaataaatattaggcttataactttataaagtaataattaaagctaaagatatatttattttaaagatataactattaaagagctaaatataaagatctagctattatttatagctaacttaagcttatataaaatataattataaagtatagtatctatttaaataatatctagagctttaataaaataggctttataataggccttattatagctagaatagctattatagatttaaaaatataaaaaaggctaaaattaatatagcctaaaaaccagaaatagattactataatctaggcaattaatataaaaagttaagtaattatattatttattattaatatagattaatattaccttattaattaatactaaaaatataaccttttattaaattaagttattataataagctaaaataaatagataaataataaattaggtcttaagtaattaaagtactttaattaatttataattaattaattaattaatctttattatcttttaatccttaataattataaaagccaTTACTTAactaattttaaaagatattataaaaaaaataaaattattatactttatatattagcttatatattttatttactttagcctcttaatattaaatactttaagttactaaaaaaggcttatagctaaaaaataaagtatttaattaaatattttataacttatatttttaagattaagttcttttctgccttttatattatatttaaagctacctttataaaaagtaatatctaaaggggttttaaagaaattaaatttatttcttttaacttaaaaactataatcttaaagcttaatatatagctatagaccttaatgccttttaaaaaggctatttaactattaatactataggctttaaagaccctaaaaatagtaataaaggcttaattttaatttaaataccttaaaaggtaaattaaaaggtattatagtagctccctaaagtctattattaaagctttaaagttagctattaaggcaataaaggcaattatatataagattatcttattaagggctaaactttataatctttaagatataaataaaatattaagctaatactataaggtaaaaaagactaaattataaaaaggaaagactataattatataaaaagtattataagtaattaattaaatagatattaatatataaataatagctaaattattaaaaagtagtaattaaaaaaggttaaagtaattaaataattagcactataatatatatagtaaaaataattataatataaagatttattaaatagcttttaagttatttagggaggaatttagtaagtaaaagtaagcctttttaaactatagcttaagcttttaagctataggttaaaaaggccAAGGAAAGTGCAGCACTTGCTTATCTGCGGCGCTcgcttattaaccacgttaTACACATAAGACAGATGCAACCCAAGAAACTGTGGACCGGGTTGTATCAGATATGGGCCGTCCCGCTTGTAAGCCGGGAATGTTGTTTAAGAGAGGGATGAGAGGATAAGGTTATATACACACCTTGAGTTCCAATGCCTGaaaaataaggatataactttaaaataGCAGTATAAAATACATTAtctatattctattaaaggggtaagtattaataggctttttaaactatttactttatattattactttaaatataattttataaatatttattacttattatctttataaatatttatttaaagtgtaaattactttttaaagatagttTTTAAGTaggaaaataaattattaatgTTATggtttatatttttaaatattaatatcatatttaatagaagtattataaataaattaccTAAGTAAGGCTGTTTATATTACTAAGTTACTTGACTTTATTTAGCATTTCAattaaacttatttaatgtattaccttttatataactagatATTAATACCATTACCCATTTACGGCCAAGATCTCTTATCAGGAAGTTTAAGGCCTGTTATACTATAAGAGCTCGCAGCAGAACACCCAACAAATATCCAGTCAGTAGTAAGCCCACTGCCATCATATCATAGATCATTGCATACCCATCATGTCCCAATACGCCGCCACAGCA from Fusarium fujikuroi IMI 58289 draft genome, chromosome FFUJ_chr04 harbors:
- a CDS encoding related to MFS multidrug transporter; protein product: MKFLKRNKPPNEDEHHVVHDARATAEEEAAIDYPHGMKLALIMTSAYLSMFLVALDRLIVSTAIPKITDEFRAVADVGWYASAYFMTTCAFQLMFGRLYTFFSVKIIFLISILIFEVGSAVCGAAPSSTALIVGRAIAGVGSAGIYAGAVIVTVYCIPLEKRTPYQAVVAAIFGVTSVLGPLLGGAFTDSSATWRWCFYINLPIGAVAAALLAFLLQVPDRATARLPLKEKLLRLDGPGCVMLLGGIISLLTALRWGGTKYPWSNGRIIALFVVTGVCLIAFVVIQILFPNHATVPPHIFTQRSIAASSFSMFCTGATMMTTLYYLPIWFQAIKGVSAVQSGIRLLPTVIAQVIASFVSAGGVQTIGQYMPFMLVGNAIMCVGTGLLTLLKVHTSSGEWIGYQIPYGFGLGITLQIPLIASQTVLPLEDVPTGTSVLIFCQLLGGAIFVSVGQNLFTNELVKRISVIPGVDVFNLQQEGATRILDGLSETTKRLVLVAYNASLRQAFLCGLILSCIGYLGAVCMEWRSIKQNKPKEEATGTESTETKETTGEAVAENANTNSTSRA
- a CDS encoding related to n-alkane-inducible cytochrome P450, producing MSNSTGFIADLPGLFTDIPGFVADIPSRVDFTSIPVILSSTVAVLAFTSFIKYVAERQQEKAMGFGHVPTLWQWDPFYGVDAFIAMLLALKNNRYVPWLDSLHAKMPKTFALTFLGGRQIWTIEPENLKTVASNLADFQVGPIRYNSKAGQPFAEKGIVGADGKDWEFARALVKPFFMREWYANTERMEPFAERFFAGIPADGETFDMFPHLRTWSLNLNLQFLFGDYSDIVTEEETNKTTDAFITGLAYARIRLLLHRVLWLFPWKTWYKVVGTIHSYVNKHIAKARAELKEREERISKGLPVGPERRDVCWHMVRELPNDDEVRSHLCLLFVPNNETTLIFLSNVMWNLARQPEIWERLREEVKGKELNFNSLRSMKLLQNVLTEAHRITPVGLFIARAAVRDTTLPRGGGPKGDQPVRVRKGNIVQINKAVMYKDPDYWGDDALEFNPDRFDKMRPGLSLTPYNTGPRRCPGEMMTMNECGYMVARMAQTYKRLECRDPTPFVGVFRIGQLNKNGCQVAVYRE